In the Candidatus Methanoperedens sp. genome, TTGACGAAAAATGCCTCATCAGGTGTACTTCCGAATAAAGCACCACTTCTCCAGACCCTCAACAGGAAGGCGGTTACGTTCCTGATAACAGAACCCCAAAGTTTGGGATCGTTCGGCTCAAAGACAACCCACTGTGTTGCTTCATCAAGGGATTCTTCGAGATAAAGGAAGAGCCGCCTTATGTTTATATATTTCCATTCTGCATCTGAACTGAGCGTATAAGCGCCCCAGATGCAGATTCCAGAGGTCGGGAACTTTCGGATGACATTTATTTGCCGCTGATGCAGTCCATCATGTTCGCCTTTTGATACGAGTTTTTCAACATCGAGCGCTTTATCAAGAAAACCATCTGGAGTCCCGGCCGGTGCTTTGTGCACTCCTCGTGTGGCATCGACATATGCATAAGTTCCCATAGCCGCACCAGACGGCGGCACAGGTATTGTCGATCCGGTTATAGGGTCATAGATGATAATCCAGGGATAGTACATCGCTCCATATTTATTATCAAAGCTGTTTCTCATTGTCTTTATCCCATCGATATCTTTGTTCTTGGCAGGATCGATGATAAAGAAGCAGTCTTTTCTCGTCATACAGTAAGTAAGTCCCGCCTGCATTGCTGCGATCTTACCAGCCATATCAGGCATTGCAACGATATTTATATCATCGATCATGTCGAATGCATGAAGACCGTTCTGCGCCTTTTCATCGCCTTCAAAGTCAGAAGGCGAAAGTGCAGACGCATCGTCTAAACCACCTGTAAGTGGAGTTTCTGCGATTAACGCGGGGATATTTCCTGACCCTGTTATGTTAGCGGCACCCTCAACCCAGGAATCTTTTTCAACCACGATGAGTGCAGATTTATTGTTTATAAGGGCTTCAATCGTGTCCATTATGAGGTCATTATGGGTTTCCGTTGTAGTAGTACCATATTTCACGATCAGATTGAACTTTGTTGGTGGGTCAGCATCATGCTTCACTTCGATAGTCACATCGTTTCCTCTTGAGCCGGTAAAATATGACGAGACTCTCAACGACTTTTTGTCCGCTCTGTCCTTCAGAGTAATGCCTGCTGTGGGCGATATACCATCGTCACCTCCAGCCAGGGGTAAAGGAGAAGCGGATTTGTTGGGGATTTTTCCCAAACCGGTCTTCGGAGTACCGAATTCATCCCAGTTATCCTTTTCAACTCTGATATACTTTGAATTGCTTTTTATTGTTTCTTCTACAATTTCCATCGTGAGGTTTTCATGCGTCTCCACAGCGTCATTATTGTATTTTACGATCAGATTGAAACCATCTTTTAATGTTTTCTCCGTAGAATCATTCACGTCGATGGTAATATTGTCCCCCCACCTACCTTCTGATGTCGCAGAAACTCTCATTGAGTCACCGCCATCAGCATCCTTTAAAGTAGCTGCCGAAATCTTGGCAGTCTTTGTCGCAGGATTTTGATAATTTGTATAATGGCATGTCCTGACAACAAAGCATTTTGTTCCGCCTTCATCGAAAAACAGTTTCACGGCGTATGCGAGATACCCGTTAGGGATAAAGCCTCCGAATATATCCACAAACCGTGCCCAGTTTGGTATTTCCTTTGCCTCGCCTATTGGCCCCTTTTCGGCTATCCCAACAAATGCGCCGTTCGAAGTGCCAACACCCGTAATTGGTTTTACTCCTGAGGACAATTCCTCAACATAAACTCCTGGTGATAGATAACTAGCCATACATACCTCCTATTTCGATTTCTGAAATTCATTACCTTCCTTTTCTTCCATAGCTGCTTCTCTTTGCTGAAGTTACTTCACTTTTTTCTTCAGCTTTTTCTCCACCCTCTTCAGTTCGAATCAAGATGATATCGCCTTTTTGAAGAAGATTTTTCAGATGTTTTGACCTAAGGTCGTCATCAGAAATTTTGGATGAACCTTTTGCCAAAAGATCAATATCTTTACCGCCCTCCAGGTTAATCAATAACCTCTGGTTCAATTTGTTGCGAACAACAAGCATATATCCTCCTTATGAGCTTTTATATAGTTGATTATTTTATTATTCATGTTTCCTTTATCACTTCAATATGTTTTTTGAATTGAAAATCATCTTCTGCAACAGGTTGCAGAAATAAATTCCAAATCACATTTTAAATGTGCCTCAATTCAATCATTTCTATGGTAGTATCAAATTTTAGATATAACACCTCCAATTTATAGTCTAGTTAATATTATAGTTTCGATATACGTGGGCGTATCCTTTTTAAAAAAAAACGCCTTTTTAAAAGTCTTGTATCCATCCTTCATAATGTCAAGGGTTATGTTTTTACCACCATCGGCTGAACTAAACCGGATAAAGAATCCATCCTTCCTCTTCAGAAGTCGCTGATTTTGAAGGGATCTCCGTGACTCTTATTGATTCACCTAGAATTAATCCGCCTCGACAATTCTGCCGATTATAACGGTTATCCCCTCAGGAAAGGGATAATTGACATTTGATTTAATATTATACTGGTAACAGGATTTTTGGCATCAACAAGAACAGAATCAACATAGACCTTTCCCATTTTCAGTTTGATGTTTCGACTTCCTTGCTGTAATAATATCCTCCTCCTGTTATGCTTTGTTTCCCTTCCGGAATCCATTAGAAGAAAATGACCCGTAGTGTTCCTTATGATGTCTCTCCTTTTTTTTTCAGCTTCAAGGTATAAATTCCTGAATGCGCTTTTATCCTTGTTAGGGGAAAGATCATCCATTAGCAATACAGCCATTTAGTTTTGATGTAAGCCTTTCAAGAAATACCATCATTCAGACCACTTTTCTATGCAAATTGATGTCCCTTTCAATAACTCTC is a window encoding:
- a CDS encoding phage tail sheath subtilisin-like domain-containing protein → MASYLSPGVYVEELSSGVKPITGVGTSNGAFVGIAEKGPIGEAKEIPNWARFVDIFGGFIPNGYLAYAVKLFFDEGGTKCFVVRTCHYTNYQNPATKTAKISAATLKDADGGDSMRVSATSEGRWGDNITIDVNDSTEKTLKDGFNLIVKYNNDAVETHENLTMEIVEETIKSNSKYIRVEKDNWDEFGTPKTGLGKIPNKSASPLPLAGGDDGISPTAGITLKDRADKKSLRVSSYFTGSRGNDVTIEVKHDADPPTKFNLIVKYGTTTTETHNDLIMDTIEALINNKSALIVVEKDSWVEGAANITGSGNIPALIAETPLTGGLDDASALSPSDFEGDEKAQNGLHAFDMIDDINIVAMPDMAGKIAAMQAGLTYCMTRKDCFFIIDPAKNKDIDGIKTMRNSFDNKYGAMYYPWIIIYDPITGSTIPVPPSGAAMGTYAYVDATRGVHKAPAGTPDGFLDKALDVEKLVSKGEHDGLHQRQINVIRKFPTSGICIWGAYTLSSDAEWKYINIRRLFLYLEESLDEATQWVVFEPNDPKLWGSVIRNVTAFLLRVWRSGALFGSTPDEAFFVKVDAENNPPEVRDAGQLIIDIGVAPVKPAEFVIIRIMQKTLTK